Proteins from a single region of Streptomyces sp. Tu 3180:
- a CDS encoding Ppx/GppA family phosphatase, with protein sequence MRTSVVDVGSKTVRLVVADAEGGVPLPVHTAKWPIRLSEQVTPGLPIPEQAVERLVDAVAAADRAAARWGASGPLAFATAVVRGAPNRQEVLRAVRDRTGVELCTLPGEVEAELTFLGARRWMGWRSGPLALLDIGGGSLEVAFGRGRLPDFVASLPLGAGRLTHEYFEDRDPPSPEQLRALRRRIRHQLRDAAARIRWEGPRTAVATSRTFQQLGRLCGAAPGRHGPFVERELSCADLREAIGRLAALPAAERSRLPGISAPRAAQSLAGAVVAHTAMKLTGLRTVTICPWALREGVLLRHIEDGPSWWAEVTRLNEEAVPADPVPLHLATARGRTRP encoded by the coding sequence ATGCGAACCAGCGTGGTGGATGTCGGATCGAAGACCGTCAGACTCGTCGTCGCGGACGCGGAGGGCGGGGTGCCGCTGCCGGTGCACACGGCCAAGTGGCCGATCCGGCTGTCCGAGCAGGTCACGCCCGGGCTCCCGATACCGGAGCAGGCGGTGGAGCGGCTCGTCGACGCCGTGGCGGCGGCGGACCGTGCCGCCGCGCGGTGGGGTGCCTCCGGCCCGCTGGCGTTCGCGACGGCCGTGGTGCGCGGCGCGCCGAACCGGCAGGAGGTGCTGCGCGCGGTCCGGGACCGGACGGGCGTCGAGCTGTGCACCCTGCCGGGCGAGGTCGAGGCCGAGCTCACCTTCCTCGGGGCGCGCCGCTGGATGGGCTGGCGTTCCGGACCGCTCGCCCTGCTGGACATCGGCGGGGGTTCGCTGGAGGTCGCCTTCGGGCGCGGCCGGCTGCCCGACTTCGTGGCCTCGCTGCCGCTGGGCGCGGGCCGGCTGACCCACGAGTACTTCGAGGACCGGGACCCGCCCTCCCCGGAGCAGCTGCGGGCGCTGCGCCGCAGGATCCGCCACCAGCTGCGGGACGCGGCGGCGCGGATCCGCTGGGAGGGGCCGCGCACGGCGGTCGCCACCTCCCGCACCTTCCAGCAGCTGGGACGGCTGTGCGGGGCCGCGCCCGGGCGGCACGGACCTTTCGTGGAGCGGGAGTTGTCCTGCGCCGACCTGCGGGAGGCGATCGGCCGCCTGGCCGCGCTGCCCGCCGCCGAGCGCTCCCGGCTGCCCGGCATCTCCGCCCCGCGCGCCGCGCAGAGCCTGGCCGGCGCGGTCGTCGCGCACACGGCGATGAAGCTGACCGGGCTCCGGACGGTGACCATCTGCCCCTGGGCGCTGCGCGAGGGGGTGCTGCTGCGCCACATCGAGGACGGCCCGTCCTGGTGGGCGGAGGTCACCCGGCTCAACGAGGAGGCGGTCCCCGCCGATCCGGTGCCGCTGCACCTCGCCACCGCGCGCGGCCGGACCCGGCCGTGA
- a CDS encoding erythromycin esterase family protein, producing MLAEVRRASARTEAPEDLAEFSARQNAEAPAGAEAHYRAMVGGGPESWNTRDRHMADTLDRLMTHHGAGAKAVVWEHNTHVGDARATDMADAGTVDVGRLVRERNPVGDVVLVGFGSYEGTVTAADFRGAPPRVMRVPPARPAPGPRTGRDQQEVTVRSHRGHV from the coding sequence CTGCTCGCCGAGGTGCGCCGCGCGTCGGCACGGACGGAGGCCCCGGAGGACCTGGCGGAGTTCTCCGCCCGGCAGAACGCCGAGGCGCCGGCCGGGGCCGAGGCCCACTACCGGGCGATGGTGGGCGGCGGCCCGGAGTCGTGGAACACCCGCGACCGGCACATGGCCGACACGCTCGACCGGCTCATGACCCACCACGGCGCCGGCGCCAAGGCGGTGGTGTGGGAGCACAACACCCACGTCGGGGACGCCCGGGCCACCGACATGGCCGACGCCGGGACGGTCGACGTCGGGCGGCTCGTGCGCGAGCGCAATCCCGTCGGCGACGTGGTGCTGGTGGGGTTCGGCTCGTACGAGGGCACCGTGACGGCCGCGGACTTCCGGGGCGCGCCTCCCCGCGTCATGCGCGTCCCGCCGGCCCGTCCGGCGCCCGGCCCCCGCACGGGAAGGGATCAACAGGAGGTCACCGTCCGGTCACACAGGGGGCACGTATGA
- a CDS encoding FAD-dependent oxidoreductase has product MPILEPPDRVRTVTLPPRSALHAGRTDVLVVGGGPAGCGAALAAADAGAGVVLVERYGFLGGNATVALVMPLMSFHNEHKQAVFDGSGDGTRLLPTDHGEGEPVVAGVLWRLLDRLTERGGCVPPSPETGYTVPFDPEVFKLVLLDLLDESGVRMLFHSFASAALPLDDGWRVVFETKSGPVVIDAGVVVDATGDGDVAASCGALYEVGRPEDGLVQPMTLMFRVADFAQPRFAEYVREHPDQWRGVHGLWDLVKEATADGELELPREDILFFGTPHSGEVSVNSTRVTRAFGTDVWDLTRAEYAGRRQLEQIDRFLRHHVPGFEDSYVVQSGTHIGVRETRRVLGDYKLTGHDILAAQPFPDVVAHGAYPVDIHNPRGTGTVLKRVPAGRFYDIPLRCLLPRETDRLLVAGRCISGTHVAHSSYRVMPIAMATGQAAGVCAALATRLGRVPRDLPHSLVQQELLRQGARLRIDGTDHPPVRG; this is encoded by the coding sequence ATGCCCATCCTGGAACCGCCCGACCGGGTCCGCACCGTCACCCTGCCGCCGCGGTCCGCCCTGCACGCGGGCCGCACCGACGTCCTGGTGGTCGGCGGCGGCCCCGCCGGATGCGGCGCCGCGCTCGCCGCGGCCGACGCCGGGGCCGGGGTGGTGCTGGTGGAGCGCTACGGGTTCCTCGGCGGCAACGCGACCGTGGCCCTGGTCATGCCGCTGATGTCCTTCCACAACGAGCACAAGCAGGCCGTGTTCGACGGGTCCGGTGACGGCACCCGGCTGCTGCCCACCGACCACGGCGAGGGCGAGCCGGTGGTCGCGGGAGTCCTGTGGCGGCTGCTGGACCGGCTCACCGAGCGCGGCGGTTGCGTCCCGCCCTCCCCGGAGACCGGCTACACCGTGCCGTTCGACCCGGAGGTCTTCAAGCTGGTCCTGCTGGACCTGCTCGACGAGTCCGGGGTGCGGATGCTGTTCCACTCCTTCGCCTCCGCCGCGCTGCCGCTGGACGACGGCTGGCGCGTGGTCTTCGAGACCAAGTCGGGACCGGTGGTGATCGACGCCGGTGTGGTCGTGGACGCCACCGGTGACGGCGACGTCGCCGCCTCCTGCGGAGCGCTGTACGAGGTCGGCCGGCCCGAGGACGGGCTGGTGCAGCCGATGACGCTCATGTTCCGGGTCGCGGACTTCGCGCAGCCGCGGTTCGCCGAGTACGTCCGCGAGCACCCCGACCAGTGGCGCGGCGTGCACGGACTGTGGGACCTCGTCAAGGAGGCCACGGCGGACGGTGAGCTCGAGCTCCCGCGCGAGGACATCCTGTTCTTCGGCACCCCCCATTCCGGCGAGGTCAGCGTCAACAGCACGCGCGTCACGAGGGCGTTCGGCACCGACGTGTGGGACCTCACCCGTGCCGAGTACGCCGGCCGCCGCCAGCTCGAGCAGATCGACCGCTTCCTGCGCCACCACGTACCGGGCTTCGAGGACTCCTACGTGGTGCAGAGCGGCACCCACATCGGTGTCCGCGAGACCCGCCGGGTGCTGGGCGACTACAAGCTGACCGGACACGACATCCTGGCCGCGCAGCCCTTCCCGGACGTCGTCGCGCACGGCGCCTACCCGGTCGACATCCACAACCCCAGGGGCACCGGCACCGTCCTCAAACGCGTGCCCGCCGGCCGCTTCTACGACATTCCGCTGCGCTGTCTGCTGCCCCGGGAGACGGACCGGCTGCTGGTGGCCGGCCGCTGCATCTCCGGCACGCACGTGGCGCACTCCTCGTACCGGGTCATGCCGATCGCGATGGCCACCGGTCAGGCGGCCGGCGTCTGCGCGGCACTGGCCACCCGCCTCGGGCGCGTCCCACGGGACCTGCCGCACTCCCTCGTCCAGCAGGAACTGCTGCGCCAGGGCGCCCGCCTGCGGATCGACGGCACCGACCACCCGCCCGTACGCGGCTGA
- a CDS encoding NHLP bacteriocin export ABC transporter permease/ATPase subunit, with the protein MTTVHESQGGDLVLGALGSLGTPIDCAGFSRLDLEGPQVLWLIAAGAVDLFAVDAERQGHWHHLGRLEAGALVLGPVAGPTHTLVARPLRDCVVHRIGLRELYQPAGTQTWSYDEYGNPQYVPPTTSPLEYALALGAGRGLSVLFQAPMATERAAAPTDDDVLWMQVPPGSVQYGSLYGAEAAADLLMDPALWQSMVDQQYRLMTTLDRWIEQLEHTHETRTAEGIKAGEAVRVQADRTLLASIGKRSGRRTTAADADATYAACELVARAAGIPLAAPAQAGTGGDRLDPVERVALASRVRTRVVRLSGRWWRDDVGPLVGHRALSGAPVALLWRRGGYVAVHPATGRETPVEKANAEEFEPRAVMFYRPLPERRLSPLGLLRFCMTGTRGDLAGLLLSGLVTVALGALVPLATGKVLGEFVPRARTDLIVQVCLAVILSSVVAAAFMLLQNLTLLRLEGRVEATLQPAVWDRLLRLPTRFFTERSTGELASAAMGISAIRRLLAGVGPTVAQSVTVGAVNLGLLLWFSVPMALAAIGMLVVVAGVFLGLGLWQVRWQRRLVVLTNKLNNQAFQTLRGLPKLRVAAAENYAYAAWASEFARSRELQQRAGRIKNLTAVLGAVYLPLCTLAMFMLLAGPARGSMTAAEFLTFSTSMTMVLTSVTQLTGAFVSGVAALPLFEQIKPVLDATPEVRAASTRPGPLTGAIEARRLSFRYSDDGPLVLDDVSFEVRPGEFVAIVGPSGCGKSTLLRLLIGFDRPVSGSVLYDGQDLAALDRSAVRRQCGVVLQHAQPFTGSVLDVICGTEAYTPEEAMAAAEMAGLAEDIRRMPMGLHTIVSGGGAVSGGQRQRLMIAQALIRRPRILFFDEATSALDNATQRTVIESTKALRATRIVIAHRLSTVLDADRVVVMEDGKVVQQGPPALLLADTNGRLYELVRRQLA; encoded by the coding sequence ATGACGACCGTGCACGAGAGCCAGGGCGGCGACCTCGTCCTGGGCGCGCTCGGCTCGCTGGGCACGCCGATCGACTGCGCCGGGTTCAGCCGCCTGGACCTGGAAGGGCCGCAGGTGCTGTGGCTCATCGCGGCGGGCGCGGTGGACCTGTTCGCGGTCGACGCCGAGCGGCAGGGCCACTGGCACCATCTGGGCCGGCTGGAGGCGGGGGCACTGGTGCTGGGTCCGGTGGCCGGTCCGACGCACACGCTGGTGGCGCGCCCGCTGCGGGACTGCGTGGTGCACCGCATCGGCCTGCGCGAGCTGTACCAGCCGGCCGGCACCCAGACCTGGTCCTACGACGAGTACGGCAACCCGCAGTACGTGCCGCCGACGACGAGCCCGCTGGAGTACGCCCTCGCGCTCGGCGCGGGCCGCGGTCTGTCGGTGCTGTTCCAGGCGCCGATGGCCACCGAGCGGGCCGCGGCCCCCACCGACGACGACGTCCTCTGGATGCAGGTGCCGCCGGGCAGCGTGCAGTACGGCTCGCTGTACGGCGCGGAGGCCGCGGCCGACCTGCTGATGGACCCGGCCCTGTGGCAGAGCATGGTCGACCAGCAGTACCGGCTGATGACCACGCTGGACCGGTGGATCGAGCAGCTGGAACACACCCACGAGACGCGCACCGCCGAGGGCATCAAGGCCGGTGAGGCGGTGCGGGTCCAGGCCGACCGGACGCTGCTCGCCTCCATCGGCAAGCGGTCGGGGCGGCGCACCACGGCGGCCGACGCGGACGCCACGTACGCGGCGTGCGAGCTGGTCGCCCGGGCGGCCGGCATCCCGCTCGCCGCGCCCGCGCAGGCCGGCACCGGCGGGGACCGGCTCGATCCGGTCGAGCGGGTCGCCCTGGCCTCCCGGGTCCGCACCCGCGTGGTGCGGCTGTCCGGCCGCTGGTGGCGGGACGACGTCGGCCCGCTGGTGGGCCACCGGGCCCTGTCCGGCGCCCCGGTGGCGCTGCTGTGGCGGCGCGGCGGCTACGTGGCGGTGCATCCCGCGACCGGCAGGGAGACACCGGTCGAGAAGGCGAACGCCGAGGAGTTCGAGCCCCGCGCGGTGATGTTCTACCGCCCGCTGCCCGAGCGCCGCCTGAGCCCGCTGGGGCTGCTGCGGTTCTGCATGACGGGGACGCGCGGTGATCTGGCCGGCCTGCTGCTGAGCGGCCTGGTGACGGTGGCGCTCGGGGCCCTGGTGCCCCTCGCGACCGGCAAGGTGCTCGGCGAGTTCGTGCCGAGGGCGCGGACCGACCTGATCGTGCAGGTGTGCCTCGCGGTGATCCTGAGCAGCGTGGTGGCCGCCGCCTTCATGCTGCTGCAGAACCTCACGCTGCTGCGCCTGGAGGGCCGGGTGGAGGCGACGCTCCAGCCGGCCGTCTGGGACAGGCTGCTGCGGCTGCCGACCCGCTTCTTCACCGAGCGGTCGACCGGTGAGCTGGCGAGCGCCGCCATGGGCATCAGCGCGATCCGCCGGCTGCTGGCCGGGGTCGGTCCCACGGTGGCGCAGTCGGTCACCGTGGGCGCCGTGAACCTGGGGCTGCTGCTGTGGTTCAGCGTGCCGATGGCGCTGGCCGCGATCGGGATGCTGGTCGTCGTCGCGGGCGTGTTCCTGGGGCTCGGACTGTGGCAGGTGCGCTGGCAGCGGCGCCTGGTGGTGCTCACCAACAAGCTGAACAACCAGGCCTTCCAGACCCTGCGCGGCCTGCCGAAGCTGCGGGTGGCCGCGGCGGAGAACTACGCGTACGCCGCCTGGGCGTCCGAGTTCGCCCGCAGCCGCGAGCTCCAGCAGAGGGCGGGCCGGATCAAGAACCTGACGGCGGTGCTGGGCGCGGTCTACCTGCCGCTGTGCACGCTGGCGATGTTCATGCTCCTCGCGGGCCCGGCGCGCGGCTCGATGACGGCGGCCGAGTTCCTCACCTTCAGCACGTCGATGACGATGGTGCTCACCTCGGTCACCCAGCTGACCGGCGCGTTCGTCTCCGGGGTGGCCGCGCTGCCGCTGTTCGAGCAGATCAAGCCGGTGCTGGACGCCACGCCCGAGGTGCGCGCGGCGAGCACCCGGCCGGGCCCGCTGACCGGGGCGATCGAGGCGCGGCGGCTGTCCTTCCGCTACTCCGACGACGGTCCGCTGGTCCTCGACGACGTGTCCTTCGAGGTGCGTCCCGGCGAGTTCGTGGCGATCGTCGGGCCGAGCGGCTGCGGCAAGTCCACCCTGCTGCGACTGCTGATCGGCTTCGACAGGCCCGTGTCCGGCAGCGTGCTGTACGACGGCCAGGACCTGGCCGCCCTGGACCGGTCGGCGGTGCGCCGACAGTGCGGGGTGGTGCTCCAGCACGCCCAGCCGTTCACCGGTTCCGTCCTGGACGTCATCTGCGGCACCGAGGCGTACACGCCCGAGGAGGCGATGGCGGCGGCCGAGATGGCGGGGCTCGCCGAGGACATCAGGCGCATGCCGATGGGGCTGCACACCATCGTCTCGGGCGGCGGCGCGGTCTCCGGCGGTCAGCGGCAGCGGCTGATGATCGCCCAGGCGCTGATCCGCCGGCCGCGGATCCTCTTCTTCGACGAGGCGACCAGCGCCCTGGACAACGCGACGCAGCGCACGGTGATCGAGAGCACCAAGGCCCTGCGGGCGACCCGGATCGTCATCGCGCACCGGCTGTCGACGGTGCTGGACGCGGACCGGGTCGTGGTGATGGAGGACGGCAAGGTGGTGCAGCAGGGCCCGCCCGCCCTGCTGCTCGCCGACACGAACGGCCGGCTGTACGAGCTGGTGCGGCGGCAGCTGGCGTGA
- a CDS encoding NHLP family bacteriocin export ABC transporter peptidase/permease/ATPase subunit, which yields MTTTQETRGRRRAAPPKREVPRSRAKTVRTPTVLQMEAVECGAASLAMVLGHYGRHVPLEELRIACGVSRDGSRASNLLKAARGYGLTAKGMQMDLAALAEVSAPAILFWEFNHYVVYDGMGRRFGRRGVFINDPGKGRRFVPLEEFDGSFTGVVLVMEPGEDFTRGGRRPGVLGAMPARLRGTAGTMPAVVLSSLLLVAVGAAVPGLSRTFIDEFLIGERTSMLGVLFASMGACVLLTLVLTWLQQANLLHGRIISSTLSSARFLRHLLRLPVTFFSQRSPADLVQRLQSNDAVAETLARDLSAAGVDAVVVVLYAVLLYTYDPQLTFVGIGVALLNIVAVRIVIRLRATRTAKLRADTARLTNTAYTGLQLIETMKATGGEDGYFRKWAGQHATTLEEQQRLGVPSAWLGIVAPTLATLNSALILWIGGVRAVEGHISVGLLVAFQALVARFTAPLTRLNGVAGRIQDFAADVARLKDVENFRADPLYGRPGAGGSTRRLDGHVELQNLTFGYNPLDKPLLTGFDLTVGPGQQVALVGGSGSGKSTVSRLISGLYTPWEGVIRIDGQRIEDIPRGALAASVSFVDQDVFLFEGTVRDNVALWDPSIPDEAVVEALRDAALYDVIMRRPGGIHSPVEQDGRNFSGGQRQRLEIARALVRRPSILVLDEVTSALDAETELVVMDNLRRRGCACVVIAHRLSTVRDSDEIVVLDHGTVVERGRHEELVARGGAYAALVRER from the coding sequence GTGACCACCACCCAGGAGACCCGCGGCAGGCGCCGTGCCGCCCCGCCGAAGCGCGAGGTGCCCAGGTCCCGGGCGAAGACCGTCCGTACGCCCACCGTGCTCCAGATGGAGGCGGTGGAGTGCGGCGCCGCCTCCCTCGCGATGGTGCTCGGCCACTACGGCCGCCATGTCCCGCTGGAGGAGCTGCGCATCGCCTGCGGTGTCTCGCGGGACGGCTCGCGCGCCAGCAACCTGCTGAAGGCGGCCCGTGGGTACGGGCTGACCGCCAAGGGCATGCAGATGGACCTGGCCGCCCTCGCCGAGGTGAGCGCGCCGGCCATCCTGTTCTGGGAGTTCAACCACTACGTCGTCTACGACGGCATGGGCCGCCGGTTCGGCCGCCGCGGGGTGTTCATCAACGACCCCGGCAAGGGCCGCCGGTTCGTCCCCCTGGAGGAGTTCGACGGCAGCTTCACCGGGGTCGTCCTGGTGATGGAGCCCGGCGAGGACTTCACCCGGGGCGGCCGCAGGCCGGGCGTGCTCGGCGCGATGCCGGCCCGGCTGCGCGGTACCGCCGGGACGATGCCCGCCGTGGTGCTGTCGAGCCTGCTGCTGGTCGCGGTCGGCGCGGCGGTGCCCGGACTGAGCCGCACCTTCATCGACGAGTTCCTGATCGGCGAGCGGACCTCGATGCTGGGCGTGCTGTTCGCGTCGATGGGCGCGTGCGTACTGCTCACGTTGGTGCTGACCTGGCTCCAGCAGGCCAATCTGCTGCACGGCCGGATCATCTCCTCCACGCTCTCCAGCGCCCGTTTCCTGCGCCATCTGCTGCGCCTGCCGGTGACGTTCTTCTCCCAGCGCAGCCCGGCCGACCTGGTGCAGCGGCTGCAGTCCAACGACGCGGTGGCCGAGACGCTGGCCCGCGACCTGTCGGCGGCGGGCGTGGACGCGGTGGTGGTCGTGCTGTACGCGGTGCTGCTGTACACGTACGACCCGCAGCTGACCTTCGTGGGCATCGGGGTGGCGCTGCTGAACATCGTGGCGGTGCGGATCGTCATCCGGTTGCGCGCCACCCGTACCGCGAAGCTGCGCGCGGACACGGCGCGGCTCACCAACACGGCCTACACCGGTCTGCAGCTGATCGAGACGATGAAGGCGACCGGCGGGGAGGACGGCTACTTCCGCAAGTGGGCCGGGCAGCACGCCACGACCCTGGAGGAGCAGCAGCGGCTCGGCGTGCCGAGCGCCTGGCTCGGCATCGTCGCGCCGACGCTCGCCACCCTCAACAGCGCGCTGATCCTGTGGATCGGCGGCGTGCGGGCGGTCGAGGGGCACATCTCGGTCGGTCTGCTGGTCGCGTTCCAGGCGCTGGTCGCCCGGTTCACCGCCCCGCTGACCCGGCTCAACGGCGTGGCGGGCCGGATCCAGGACTTCGCCGCGGACGTGGCCCGGCTGAAGGACGTGGAGAACTTCCGGGCGGACCCGCTCTACGGCCGTCCCGGCGCCGGTGGGTCGACGCGCCGTCTGGACGGCCACGTCGAGCTGCAGAACCTCACCTTCGGCTACAACCCGCTGGACAAGCCGCTGCTGACCGGGTTCGACCTGACCGTGGGTCCCGGGCAGCAGGTGGCGCTGGTCGGCGGCTCCGGCAGCGGCAAGTCCACGGTGTCCCGGCTGATCTCGGGTCTGTACACGCCGTGGGAGGGCGTGATCCGGATCGACGGGCAGCGCATCGAGGACATCCCGCGCGGGGCGCTGGCCGCGTCCGTCTCCTTCGTCGACCAGGACGTGTTCCTGTTCGAGGGGACCGTCCGCGACAACGTGGCGCTGTGGGACCCGTCGATCCCGGACGAGGCCGTGGTGGAGGCGCTCAGGGACGCGGCGCTGTACGACGTGATCATGCGCCGGCCGGGCGGCATCCACAGCCCGGTCGAGCAGGACGGCCGGAACTTCTCCGGCGGTCAGCGCCAGCGCCTGGAGATCGCGCGGGCCCTGGTGCGGCGGCCGAGCATCCTGGTGCTGGACGAGGTGACCAGCGCGCTGGACGCCGAGACGGAGCTGGTCGTGATGGACAACCTGCGCCGGCGGGGCTGCGCCTGTGTGGTGATCGCGCACCGGCTGAGCACGGTGCGCGACAGCGACGAGATCGTCGTCCTGGACCACGGCACGGTCGTGGAACGCGGACGGCACGAGGAACTGGTGGCGCGCGGCGGCGCGTACGCGGCGCTGGTCAGGGAGCGATGA
- a CDS encoding HlyD family efflux transporter periplasmic adaptor subunit, producing the protein MQFRQQALARLQSPEELDLPVRFARPQGWLVLSVTVVAMAAASVWAVTGSVSSTVSAPAVLTYGQGSYVLQSPVAGQVTAVLAEEGERLPAGSPVLKVRTARGDTVVRTLDAGRITALAASVGQIIRTGANVAAVEKVSRAKAPLYATVYVPAENAAGIPAHAPVDLTVQSVPSQEYGVLRGEVKSVDRSARSAQQIAAFLGDSRLGEQFTEEGRPVAVTVELERSSATESGYAWSSADGPPFPLTSMTLATGSIRLADRRPVDWLLP; encoded by the coding sequence GTGCAGTTCCGCCAACAGGCCCTCGCCAGGCTCCAGTCGCCGGAGGAGCTCGACCTCCCGGTGCGCTTCGCCCGGCCGCAGGGCTGGCTGGTGCTGTCCGTGACGGTGGTCGCGATGGCGGCCGCCTCGGTGTGGGCGGTGACCGGATCGGTTTCCTCCACGGTCAGCGCGCCCGCCGTTCTCACGTACGGACAGGGCAGTTACGTCCTGCAGAGCCCCGTCGCCGGTCAGGTCACCGCCGTCCTCGCCGAGGAGGGCGAGCGACTGCCCGCCGGCTCCCCCGTCCTGAAGGTGCGCACCGCCCGGGGCGACACCGTGGTGCGGACCCTCGACGCGGGCCGGATCACCGCGCTCGCCGCCAGTGTCGGGCAGATCATCCGGACCGGCGCGAACGTCGCCGCCGTGGAGAAGGTCTCCCGCGCGAAGGCCCCGCTGTACGCGACGGTGTACGTCCCCGCCGAGAACGCCGCCGGCATCCCCGCGCACGCCCCCGTCGACCTGACCGTGCAGTCGGTGCCGAGCCAGGAGTACGGCGTGCTGCGCGGCGAGGTGAAGTCGGTGGACCGCTCGGCCCGGTCCGCCCAGCAGATCGCCGCGTTCCTCGGCGACAGCCGGCTCGGCGAGCAGTTCACCGAGGAGGGAAGGCCGGTGGCCGTCACGGTCGAGCTGGAGAGGTCGTCCGCCACCGAGAGCGGCTACGCGTGGTCCTCCGCGGACGGCCCGCCGTTCCCGCTCACCTCGATGACCCTGGCCACGGGTTCGATCCGGCTGGCCGACCGGCGTCCCGTCGATTGGCTGCTGCCGTGA
- a CDS encoding type A2 lantipeptide gives MNSTPQVETAEISDADLDSVSGGLSVNAVNTLTGAVDSIAPVSALVDTAVGTVEGVTGLNTAPVTNLVAGL, from the coding sequence ATGAACTCCACCCCCCAGGTCGAGACCGCCGAGATCTCCGACGCCGACCTCGACAGCGTCTCCGGCGGCCTGTCCGTGAACGCCGTGAACACCCTCACGGGCGCGGTGGACAGCATCGCCCCGGTCTCCGCCCTGGTCGACACGGCCGTCGGCACCGTCGAGGGTGTCACCGGCCTGAACACCGCCCCGGTCACGAACCTGGTCGCCGGTCTCTGA
- a CDS encoding PaaI family thioesterase, whose product MTMNAAEADKVLSANFAPWVLELGLSVEVLGGDRAVLRLPWSRRLAREGGALSGQALMAAADTATVIAVSAARGAYVPMTTVQQSTSFQRAVTGSDVLVEAVLTKIGRRMAFADITMTAEESGLVAARASTVYALLG is encoded by the coding sequence ATGACGATGAACGCTGCGGAGGCCGACAAGGTCCTCTCCGCCAACTTCGCCCCCTGGGTCCTCGAACTCGGCCTGTCCGTGGAGGTGCTGGGCGGCGACCGCGCGGTCCTGCGGCTGCCCTGGTCGCGGCGGCTGGCCCGGGAGGGCGGTGCGCTGTCGGGGCAGGCGCTGATGGCCGCCGCCGACACGGCGACCGTGATCGCCGTGTCGGCCGCCCGGGGTGCCTACGTGCCCATGACGACGGTCCAGCAGTCGACGTCCTTCCAGCGCGCGGTGACCGGTTCGGACGTCCTGGTCGAGGCGGTGCTCACCAAGATCGGCCGCCGGATGGCGTTCGCCGACATCACGATGACCGCCGAGGAGTCGGGGCTCGTCGCCGCCCGCGCGAGCACGGTCTACGCGCTCCTGGGCTGA
- a CDS encoding S1 family peptidase, with translation MSHKRIPKRKAAIAAGSVVALGAAAILLPNANASQDGASDGAAAAPRTLKATDASDLASQLAGLLGDAFAGSYYDGDKQQLVVNVVPGDDNNVIVLAEKAGAAVREVDNSMAELEAGARTLKARATIPGTSWAVDPRTNKILVTADSTVTGDEWDRLESTVRSLGPGMATVKKSAGTFKTFASGGDAIFAGGSRCSLGFNVTAGDGSPAFLTAGHCALAGDRWSDSQGGQPIATVDQAVFPGEGDFALVRYDDPATRAPGEVDLGDQTVPVSRAAEATVGQEVFRMGSTTGLADGRVLGLNATVNYPEGTVTGLIQTDVCAEPGDSGGSMFTRDGLAIGLTSGGSGDCTVGGETFFQPVTTALAAVGATLGAGGAGAGDQAGAGEEAGGQEAGGEGAGAGDQAGGEGAGAGAGQDAVEGSGPARSH, from the coding sequence TTGAGTCACAAGCGAATTCCGAAGCGCAAGGCCGCGATAGCGGCGGGCAGCGTGGTGGCACTCGGTGCGGCCGCGATCCTGCTCCCGAACGCCAACGCGTCGCAGGACGGCGCGTCGGACGGCGCCGCGGCCGCGCCGAGGACCCTGAAGGCGACGGACGCCTCGGATCTCGCCTCGCAGCTCGCCGGGCTCCTCGGCGACGCGTTCGCCGGCTCCTACTACGACGGCGACAAGCAGCAGCTCGTCGTCAACGTGGTACCGGGCGACGACAACAACGTGATCGTGCTGGCCGAGAAGGCGGGCGCGGCCGTCCGCGAGGTCGACAACAGCATGGCCGAGCTGGAGGCCGGAGCGCGGACGCTCAAGGCGAGGGCGACCATCCCCGGCACCTCGTGGGCCGTCGACCCGCGCACCAACAAGATCCTGGTCACCGCCGACAGCACCGTCACCGGCGACGAGTGGGACCGGCTGGAGTCCACCGTGCGGAGCCTCGGCCCCGGCATGGCGACCGTCAAGAAGTCCGCGGGCACGTTCAAGACGTTCGCCTCGGGCGGCGATGCCATCTTCGCCGGCGGTTCCCGCTGCTCCCTCGGCTTCAACGTCACCGCGGGCGACGGCTCGCCCGCCTTCCTGACCGCCGGTCACTGCGCCCTCGCGGGCGACCGGTGGTCGGACAGCCAGGGCGGGCAGCCGATCGCCACCGTCGACCAGGCCGTCTTCCCCGGCGAGGGGGACTTCGCGCTCGTCAGGTACGACGACCCCGCGACCCGGGCGCCCGGCGAGGTCGACCTCGGCGACCAGACGGTCCCGGTCTCCCGGGCGGCGGAGGCCACCGTCGGCCAGGAGGTGTTCCGGATGGGCAGCACCACCGGCCTCGCCGACGGCCGGGTGCTCGGTCTGAACGCCACGGTGAACTACCCGGAGGGCACGGTCACCGGTCTCATCCAGACCGACGTCTGCGCCGAGCCCGGCGACAGCGGCGGCTCGATGTTCACCCGGGACGGTCTCGCCATCGGCCTGACCTCGGGCGGCAGCGGCGACTGCACCGTGGGCGGCGAGACGTTCTTCCAGCCGGTCACCACGGCCCTGGCGGCGGTCGGAGCGACCCTCGGAGCCGGCGGCGCGGGCGCCGGCGACCAGGCGGGTGCCGGCGAGGAGGCCGGCGGTCAGGAGGCCGGTGGCGAGGGGGCCGGCGCGGGTGACCAGGCAGGCGGCGAGGGGGCCGGTGCGGGAGCCGGCCAGGACGCCGTGGAGGGCTCCGGTCCGGCCCGGTCCCACTGA